From the genome of Lentilactobacillus buchneri, one region includes:
- the rplB gene encoding 50S ribosomal protein L2, which translates to MAIKTYKPTSNGRRNMTSLDYSAITKRKPEKSLLESKSKTAGRNNYGHMTVRHRGGGNKNQYRIIDFKRIKDDVTATVKAIEYDPNRTANIALIVYTDGIKSYIIAPKGLKVGDKVESGVDADIKPGNTLPLSNIPVGTIIHNIELKPGKGGQLVRSAGASAQSLGRDGKYSLVRLASGEVRLILSTNRATIGSVSNEEHELINVGKAGRTRYKGQRPHVRGSVMNPNDHPHGGGEGKAPVGLPSPLSPWGKKTVGKKTRSKKARSDKFIVRRRKGSKM; encoded by the coding sequence TTGGCCATTAAAACATATAAGCCAACCAGCAATGGTAGACGTAATATGACAAGCTTGGACTACAGCGCAATTACTAAGCGTAAGCCTGAAAAGTCTTTACTTGAATCAAAAAGTAAAACAGCCGGCCGTAATAATTACGGTCATATGACTGTTCGTCACCGTGGTGGTGGTAACAAGAATCAATATCGTATTATTGACTTCAAGCGAATTAAAGATGATGTCACAGCCACAGTTAAAGCAATTGAATACGATCCTAACCGGACTGCTAATATTGCTTTGATTGTTTATACTGACGGAATCAAATCATACATTATTGCACCTAAGGGATTAAAGGTGGGCGACAAGGTTGAATCTGGCGTTGATGCTGATATCAAGCCTGGTAACACATTGCCATTATCCAACATTCCTGTTGGTACAATTATTCACAACATTGAACTTAAGCCTGGTAAGGGTGGTCAGCTTGTTCGTTCAGCTGGTGCATCTGCTCAATCGCTTGGTCGAGATGGCAAGTATTCACTTGTTAGACTTGCATCTGGCGAAGTTCGTTTAATCCTTAGCACTAACCGAGCAACTATTGGTTCGGTAAGTAATGAAGAACATGAACTTATCAATGTTGGTAAAGCTGGTCGTACACGTTACAAGGGTCAACGTCCTCATGTTCGTGGATCTGTAATGAACCCTAACGATCACCCTCATGGTGGTGGTGAAGGTAAAGCACCAGTTGGTCTTCCATCACCATTATCACCATGGGGTAAGAAGACAGTTGGTAAGAAGACTCGTTCTAAGAAAGCACGTTCGGACAAGTTTATTGTTCGTCGTCGTAAAGGTTCAAAGATGTAA
- the rplW gene encoding 50S ribosomal protein L23, whose amino-acid sequence MESRDIILRPVITEETTSKMDDKTYTFDVDLRATKTQVKKAIEDIFDVKVVRVNIMNVRGKLKRQGRYAGYTKKRRKAIVTLTEDSKEIELFNEE is encoded by the coding sequence ATGGAATCACGCGATATTATTTTACGCCCAGTTATTACTGAGGAAACAACCAGTAAGATGGACGACAAGACATACACATTCGATGTTGATTTACGAGCAACTAAGACCCAAGTTAAAAAGGCCATCGAAGACATTTTCGATGTTAAAGTTGTCCGTGTAAACATCATGAACGTTCGTGGCAAGCTCAAGCGCCAAGGCCGTTACGCTGGTTACACTAAGAAGCGTCGTAAGGCAATCGTTACATTGACTGAAGATTCAAAAGAAATCGAATTATTCAACGAAGAATAA
- the rplD gene encoding 50S ribosomal protein L4 → MTDVALYKQDGSKNGTVALNDGIFGIEPNNNVVFDAIVMQRASLRQGTHSVKNRSAVRGGGKKPWRQKGTGRARQGSIRSPQWRGGGIVFGPTPRSYSYRLPKKVSRLALKSVLSEKVSDNKLVVVDTLQFDAPKTKEFAELLGKLDVSTKTLVVLEDDNEKAVLSARNLENVKVVSAQGINTLDVADHDKVVITKAALSQVEEVLA, encoded by the coding sequence ATGACTGACGTAGCATTATATAAACAAGACGGAAGCAAGAATGGTACCGTTGCATTAAACGATGGTATCTTCGGCATCGAACCTAACAACAATGTTGTGTTTGACGCAATTGTTATGCAACGTGCTTCTTTACGTCAAGGAACTCATTCCGTTAAGAACCGTTCCGCAGTTCGCGGCGGTGGAAAGAAGCCTTGGCGTCAAAAGGGTACTGGTAGAGCTCGACAAGGTTCTATTCGTTCACCACAATGGCGTGGCGGTGGAATTGTTTTCGGACCTACTCCACGTTCATACTCATACCGTTTGCCTAAGAAGGTTTCACGTTTAGCATTGAAGTCAGTGTTATCAGAAAAGGTTTCCGACAACAAATTGGTTGTTGTTGATACTTTACAATTTGATGCACCTAAGACTAAAGAATTCGCTGAATTGTTAGGTAAATTAGACGTTTCAACTAAGACATTAGTAGTTTTGGAAGACGACAACGAAAAGGCAGTTCTGTCTGCTCGTAATTTGGAAAACGTTAAAGTTGTTTCTGCTCAAGGCATTAACACTTTGGATGTTGCCGATCACGACAAAGTTGTTATTACGAAAGCTGCTCTTTCTCAAGTAGAGGAGGTGCTCGCATAA
- the rplC gene encoding 50S ribosomal protein L3 — protein sequence MARKGILGKKVGMTQVFTENGELVPVTVVEVTPNVIMQIKTVENDGYDSVQLGYADKRTVLTNKPEQGHAKKANTTPKRFIKEIKDVELGDYKVSDEVKADIFKPGDIVDVTGTTKGHGYQGNIHKDGQSRGPETHGSRYHRRPGSLGVIINRVVPGMKLPGRMGNKTVTIQNLEIVNADTDNNVLLIKGNVPGANKSYITIRSAVHGSNK from the coding sequence ATGGCCAGAAAAGGAATCTTAGGAAAGAAAGTTGGAATGACGCAAGTCTTCACTGAAAACGGCGAATTAGTTCCAGTAACTGTCGTTGAAGTGACACCTAATGTCATTATGCAAATCAAGACCGTTGAAAATGACGGTTACGATTCAGTTCAATTAGGTTATGCAGACAAACGTACTGTGCTTACTAATAAGCCAGAACAAGGTCATGCAAAGAAAGCAAATACGACTCCTAAGCGCTTCATTAAAGAAATCAAAGATGTTGAGCTGGGAGACTATAAAGTATCTGATGAAGTTAAAGCAGATATCTTTAAACCAGGAGACATCGTTGATGTAACTGGAACCACAAAAGGTCATGGATACCAAGGTAACATCCATAAAGACGGCCAATCACGTGGACCAGAAACTCATGGTTCCCGTTATCACCGTCGTCCAGGTTCACTCGGTGTCATTATTAACCGTGTTGTTCCTGGCATGAAATTGCCTGGACGAATGGGTAACAAGACTGTTACCATTCAAAATTTGGAGATCGTAAATGCCGATACTGACAACAATGTTCTCTTAATTAAGGGTAATGTACCTGGTGCAAATAAATCATATATCACAATTAGAAGTGCCGTTCACGGCTCAAACAAGTAG
- the rpsJ gene encoding 30S ribosomal protein S10, with amino-acid sequence MAKQKIRIRLKAYEHRILDQSADKIVATAQRTGATISGPIPLPTDRTIYTVLASPHKFKDSREQFEILTHKRLIDILNPTPKTVDSLMKLDLPSGVDIEIKL; translated from the coding sequence ATGGCAAAACAAAAAATTCGTATTCGATTGAAGGCATACGAGCATCGTATCCTTGATCAATCCGCAGACAAGATTGTTGCAACTGCGCAAAGAACTGGAGCTACTATCTCAGGTCCAATTCCATTGCCTACTGATCGTACAATCTACACTGTTTTAGCTTCACCACATAAGTTTAAGGATTCTCGTGAGCAATTCGAAATTTTGACTCACAAGCGATTAATCGATATTTTAAATCCAACGCCAAAGACAGTTGACTCATTAATGAAGCTCGACTTGCCTAGCGGTGTGGATATTGAAATCAAACTATAA
- the fusA gene encoding elongation factor G: MANKREFPLEKTRNIGIMAHIDAGKTTTTERILYYTGKIHKIGETHDGASQMDWMPQEQERGITITSAATTAQWKDHRINIIDTPGHVDFTVEVERSLRVLDGAIAVLDAQAGVEPQTETVWRQASDYDVPRIVFVNKMDKVGANFDFSVGSIEDRLNAKPLPIQMPIGAEDDFEGVIDLIEMKADIYDEDKLGSNWDTVDVPDEYKDEAKKRRDQLVETLADVDDDIMNKYLEGEEIPIPEIKAAIRKATLNLELFPVLAGSAFKNKGVQMLMDAVIDYLPSPLDVKPYNATDPATGDKIELKANDDASFAALAFKVATDPFVGRLTYIRVYSGTLESGSYILNATKDKRERVGRLLQMHSNHRQEIPEVFSGDIAAAIGLKNTTTGDSLTDVDHPLHLESMEFPDPVIQVAVEPKTKADQDKMNVALQKLSEEDPTFKATTNPETGETLIAGMGELHLDIIIDRMKREFHVEATVGAPQVSYREAFTKPTKAQGKFIRQSGGKGQYGDVWIEFTPNEEGKGFEFEDAIVGGVVPREYIPAVEQGLKESLANGVLAGYPLIDLKAKLYDGSYHEVDSSEAAFKVAASIALRNAAKTAAPVILEPIMKVDINVPEEYMGDVMGQVTARRGRVDGMESRSGAEVIHSFVPLAEMFGYATTLRSASQGRGTFTMTFDHYEPVPKSIQAEIIKKNGGNQPAED; encoded by the coding sequence ATGGCTAACAAACGAGAGTTTCCGCTCGAAAAAACTCGTAATATCGGAATTATGGCCCATATCGATGCTGGTAAAACGACCACGACCGAACGGATCTTGTACTATACTGGTAAGATTCATAAAATTGGTGAAACCCATGATGGTGCTTCACAAATGGACTGGATGCCACAGGAACAGGAACGTGGGATTACCATCACGTCAGCTGCCACAACTGCTCAATGGAAAGACCACCGTATCAACATTATTGATACCCCAGGACACGTGGACTTTACTGTTGAAGTTGAGCGTTCATTGCGTGTCTTAGATGGTGCTATCGCTGTTTTGGATGCCCAAGCGGGTGTTGAGCCTCAAACTGAAACTGTTTGGCGTCAAGCATCTGATTATGACGTTCCCCGGATCGTCTTTGTTAACAAGATGGATAAAGTTGGTGCTAACTTTGATTTCTCAGTTGGCTCAATTGAAGACCGTTTGAATGCTAAGCCACTTCCAATCCAGATGCCAATCGGTGCTGAAGATGATTTCGAAGGGGTTATTGACCTGATCGAAATGAAGGCCGACATCTACGATGAAGATAAGCTTGGTTCAAATTGGGATACAGTTGATGTTCCTGATGAATATAAGGATGAAGCTAAAAAGCGTCGTGACCAATTAGTTGAAACTTTGGCTGATGTTGATGACGACATTATGAACAAGTACCTTGAGGGTGAAGAAATTCCAATTCCTGAAATCAAGGCTGCTATTCGTAAAGCTACCTTGAACTTGGAACTGTTCCCAGTATTAGCTGGATCAGCCTTCAAGAACAAGGGTGTTCAAATGTTGATGGATGCTGTTATTGACTACTTACCATCACCACTTGATGTTAAGCCATACAATGCAACTGATCCTGCAACGGGTGACAAGATTGAACTGAAAGCTAATGATGACGCCAGTTTTGCTGCTTTGGCCTTCAAAGTTGCTACTGACCCATTCGTTGGTCGTTTGACTTATATCCGTGTTTACTCAGGTACCCTTGAGTCAGGTTCATATATTTTGAATGCAACTAAAGACAAACGTGAGCGTGTTGGTCGTTTGCTCCAAATGCATTCAAATCACCGTCAAGAAATTCCAGAAGTATTCTCAGGTGATATTGCTGCCGCCATTGGTTTGAAGAACACCACTACTGGTGATTCACTGACTGATGTTGACCATCCACTTCATTTGGAATCAATGGAATTCCCTGACCCAGTTATTCAGGTTGCCGTTGAACCTAAGACTAAGGCTGACCAAGATAAGATGAACGTTGCTCTTCAAAAGCTTTCTGAAGAAGATCCAACATTCAAAGCAACAACCAACCCTGAAACCGGTGAAACTTTAATTGCCGGAATGGGTGAGTTGCATTTGGATATCATCATTGATCGTATGAAACGTGAGTTCCATGTGGAAGCCACTGTTGGTGCCCCACAAGTTTCATACCGTGAAGCATTTACCAAGCCAACCAAGGCTCAAGGTAAGTTTATCCGTCAGTCTGGTGGTAAAGGTCAATATGGTGATGTTTGGATCGAATTTACACCAAACGAAGAAGGAAAAGGCTTCGAATTCGAAGATGCCATCGTTGGTGGTGTTGTTCCTCGTGAATACATCCCAGCCGTAGAACAAGGTTTGAAAGAATCATTGGCTAACGGTGTTCTTGCCGGTTACCCATTAATTGATTTGAAAGCCAAGTTATATGATGGTAGTTATCATGAAGTCGATTCTAGTGAAGCTGCATTTAAGGTAGCTGCTTCAATCGCTCTTCGTAATGCTGCCAAGACCGCTGCTCCAGTAATCTTGGAACCAATCATGAAGGTTGATATCAACGTCCCTGAAGAGTACATGGGTGATGTTATGGGCCAAGTTACTGCACGTCGTGGACGGGTTGATGGAATGGAAAGCCGAAGCGGTGCCGAAGTTATTCATTCATTCGTTCCACTTGCTGAAATGTTCGGTTATGCAACGACACTTCGTTCTGCATCACAAGGCCGTGGTACTTTCACCATGACATTTGATCATTACGAGCCAGTTCCAAAGAGCATCCAAGCTGAAATTATTAAGAAAAACGGTGGGAACCAACCTGCTGAAGATTAA
- the rpsG gene encoding 30S ribosomal protein S7: protein MPRKGNVQKREVLPDPIYNSKLVTRLINRLMLDGKRGTASQILYGAFDLIKKETNNEPVDVFEEAMKNVMPVLEVKARRVGGSNYQVPIEVRPDRRTTLGLRWIVNYARSRGEHTMTERLAREIMDAANNTGASVKKREDTHRMAEANRAFAHYRW, encoded by the coding sequence ATGCCTAGAAAAGGAAATGTTCAAAAGCGGGAAGTACTTCCTGACCCAATTTATAACTCAAAATTGGTAACCCGTTTAATTAACCGTTTGATGTTAGACGGTAAACGTGGAACTGCATCACAAATTTTATATGGTGCATTTGATTTAATTAAGAAAGAAACTAACAACGAACCAGTTGACGTCTTTGAAGAAGCTATGAAGAACGTTATGCCGGTCCTTGAAGTTAAGGCTCGTCGTGTTGGTGGTTCTAACTACCAAGTTCCAATCGAAGTCCGACCAGATCGTCGAACAACTTTGGGATTGCGTTGGATCGTTAACTATGCCCGTTCACGTGGTGAGCATACGATGACTGAACGCCTTGCGCGTGAGATCATGGATGCCGCTAATAATACCGGTGCATCAGTTAAGAAGCGTGAAGATACACATAGAATGGCTGAAGCCAACCGTGCCTTTGCACATTATCGTTGGTAA
- the rpsL gene encoding 30S ribosomal protein S12 has translation MPTINQLVRKGRHSRTSKSKSPALNYAYNSFKKKQVTVPAPQKRGVATRVGTMTPKKPNSALRKYARVRLSNLIEVTAYIPGIGHNLQEHSVVLIRGGRVKDLPGVRYHVIRGALDTAGVQDRRQGRSKYGTKKPKE, from the coding sequence ATGCCTACAATTAACCAATTGGTCCGTAAAGGACGTCATTCTAGAACTTCAAAATCAAAGTCACCAGCTTTAAACTATGCTTACAATAGTTTCAAGAAGAAGCAAGTTACTGTTCCAGCCCCTCAAAAACGAGGTGTTGCAACTCGTGTTGGTACTATGACACCAAAGAAACCTAACTCAGCTTTACGTAAGTATGCCCGTGTTCGTTTGTCTAACTTAATTGAAGTTACGGCTTACATTCCAGGTATTGGTCATAACTTACAAGAGCATAGTGTTGTTTTGATCCGTGGTGGCCGTGTTAAGGATTTACCTGGTGTTCGTTATCACGTTATTCGTGGTGCACTTGATACCGCTGGTGTTCAAGACCGTCGTCAAGGTCGTTCAAAATACGGTACAAAGAAGCCTAAAGAATAA
- a CDS encoding prepilin peptidase: MLIILIALSSFDIVDQTIPTDGIIMLLLVCGLSNTHPVQEILIAILIYLLIQFLNHHFSWMGSGDIDIYFCLWLALDIPSLLWQTFIACVAALLYLIVAPWPKNSKIPFVPFITIGFYLTHQFQSILLPLIS; encoded by the coding sequence ATGTTGATTATTTTAATCGCACTCAGTTCCTTTGACATTGTCGACCAAACAATTCCAACAGACGGAATTATCATGCTGTTGCTTGTCTGCGGATTATCAAACACCCATCCAGTCCAAGAAATTTTGATTGCCATTCTGATCTATCTGCTCATCCAATTTTTAAACCACCACTTTTCCTGGATGGGCAGTGGCGACATCGACATTTATTTTTGCCTGTGGCTGGCACTGGATATTCCAAGCTTACTTTGGCAAACGTTTATTGCTTGCGTCGCTGCACTGCTTTATTTAATTGTTGCGCCGTGGCCGAAAAATTCCAAAATTCCATTTGTGCCATTCATCACCATTGGATTCTATTTAACCCACCAATTCCAATCAATCTTATTACCGTTAATTTCATAG